In Shewanella sp. VB17, a single genomic region encodes these proteins:
- the aroK gene encoding shikimate kinase AroK yields the protein MAEKRNIFLVGPMGAGKSTIGRHLAQMLHLEFHDSDQEIESRTGADIAWVFDVEGEEGFRVRETQVVADLTEKQGIVLATGGGSIQSKEIRNNLSARGIVVYLETTIDKQVARTQRDKRRPLLQVDDPREVLVDLAAIRNPLYEEIADVIVKTDEQSAKVVANQIVERLGF from the coding sequence ATGGCTGAGAAACGTAATATATTTCTAGTAGGTCCTATGGGGGCTGGCAAAAGCACTATAGGCCGTCATCTGGCACAGATGCTGCACTTAGAGTTCCACGATTCCGATCAAGAAATTGAAAGCCGTACAGGTGCGGACATAGCGTGGGTTTTTGATGTCGAAGGCGAAGAAGGTTTCCGCGTTCGTGAAACACAGGTAGTCGCTGATTTAACTGAAAAGCAAGGTATTGTCTTGGCGACTGGCGGCGGTTCAATTCAGAGTAAAGAGATACGTAACAATCTTTCTGCTCGTGGAATCGTCGTTTACCTAGAGACAACAATAGATAAGCAAGTTGCTCGTACACAGCGAGATAAACGGCGTCCATTGTTACAAGTAGATGATCCAAGAGAAGTTTTGGTTGATCTCGCTGCTATCCGTAATCCTCTCTACGAAGAGATTGCGGATGTCATCGTAAAAACTGATGAGCAGAGTGCCAAAGTGGTCGCAAATCAAATTGTTGAACGGTTAGGCTTCTAG